In the Brettanomyces nanus chromosome 1, complete sequence genome, TAATTATCCATAGCTTTCTCAAACTTTTCTCTTTCGTTTCCAGAAAAGAGTAACACGACATTACCGGCTCTTTTTCTACCAGTACGTCCCATACGTTGAATATTCTTAATAGGAGAAGAGGTTGAGTCAAAACAGACAATCATATCCACTTCTCCAATATCTAGACCTTCCTCTCCGATCGATGTCGCCACAAGAATATTATATATTCCCTCTTTaaattttgaaagaagctCCTTTTGAACCTTTTGCGTCATACCTTTCGCCTGAGCTGATACACTTGAGTCCACACGTGATGCAGGTACAGCTATAGAGGCAGAAGCATTACCCGTCTTACGTTTTTTAGGTAAAGGATCGTCatcttgcttcttttcacctctttttttcttcctattTTTGTTCCTGAAAGCGTCCTCATCGAAtttatctttctctttagcCTGTCCAATAAAAATATGCGGTCTAAGGAGATCAGAAGAGTTGGGTGTGTCGTTCTTTACTAGTCTATTCGCACTTTCAAGACATCTGACAATCTCTAAGGCACTCTCTCTAAACTCGGTGAATACaataacagaagaaaaCCCACCACGAGAACCTTGCTCCTTTAAAAAATCGATCAATCTATGAACGAGTTCCTGTAACTTGGAATGCGAGAAGAGTCCCTCGACAACCCTCGAATCAGCCCGCGCCGCCTTTCTAGCGTCTTCTCGGATAAGAGCCTCAACaaaactcttcatctttttaATGCTATCATTGTAATAGAACGAAGCAGCAATACGATTTGTggacttcttcatctcatATTTAGTTGTGAACTCTGTATACTTGTTCAGAAACAAGGTGTAGAAAGTCTTGATACCGTAAATATTGAGTCTTCGTAGAAACATACCCACTTCTGCCAATAGTTTGAGCTGGAAAAAGTAAGTCCATTTCAAACCTTCGGGCAGACCATGGTTTGCAATGACCGCACGGGATTTCTCAAAAGCCCTGAATTGGTTGATGCGTGCAGGATCAGTAATATCGTAAATACCAGCAGCATTGGCCTTTTTCAACGCGGGAAGAATGGCGACACATATGAATTCTATGATATGATCAATCTCTGGAGTAACAGGACAATCGACTTTGACTACAGCCTTAGAATTGACATAAGGAGAGACGTCAGAGTCATTTTCCGTCCTAACCTCGATGCTGGAGATGCTCAAATTGTCGATGATCTGCTGAACGGATTCAGTGTCAGAACCGGGAGTAGCTGTTAGAGCCAGAATACGATAACTTGTGTTGATACGGTTGATTTGGGCAACAACGGTACAGTAAGCGTAATTACCCCTGGCTCTATGAGCCTCATCTATTACAATACAGCATATTTGACGGGGGTCGACAATTCCTGAACGAAGGTCATTGGCTACCACCTGTGGAgtagaaaaaaatacaCGTTTGGTGGTCCACAAGTCTTTACGATCTTTTTTGGAAATGTCTAACAATACAGCGGTATCATCAAGAGGAATTCCAGTAATACCATAGCAAGCCCTCATTTGTTGAGCAACAAGTGGCCTGGTGGGAGCCATAAAGATAATTTTGCCATCAGGTGGCCCTTTAATCCAGCGATAAAAGTTGAGCATAACAGTAGAGGCGATGAAAGTCTTACCAAGTCCTGTCGGAAGAGCACAGAGTACGTTCTCCATGAGAGCGTGCTTGACTATTGATTCCTGGTACTTTCTAACTTCCATATTGGACGGATAGACAATGGTGGACATTGCATCTGTGTCAAGATTGTGATTTGTGGGACCAAAACTGACATTTGTCTCTCTAATTTCCTCATAGACCACGCCTCCATCAAGAGAAAGCTGTCCAGAATGGGTGATGGTGAAAGACTTATTGACAGCAGACGGACTCGAATGGGGGGAAATGGAGGAAATGGAGCGTTCATGAATTTTATTGGTCAGAAGAACGACATCTTCGCCGTCATCTGAAAACGAATCATTATCAGAATCGGACATGGAGATCTACGACGCAGAATAGAGAATGGAGGGGGTAATGTAAGAGATTCAGCGACAAACGCGAAAAGCCATGAAAATATCATGTGACTGGAATCACATGGAAACAGATCTCAAAGGTGAGAATTAAGAATAGGTAGAGTAGGAAATACaggaattgaaagaattggaagaaccGAACGAACTGGAAGAACCGAACGAACTGGAAGAACCGAACGAACTGGAAGAACCGAACGAACTGGAAGAACTGGAAGAACTAGAAGAGCCAACGAACTAGATGAACAACGAACCGAACGAACGCATCCACGTCAAATACAGCCGAAGCCACATCTGAGTACTAGAATTTCCGCGGTTTTACCGCTTCTCCTGATAGCCGCATTCCCGCGAATGAGATAAAATTTTTATATGGATGACCGACCCTGAAAGATAAAAAGGAGGGGGGCAGCATCGCGAGAGAATAGATGTAATTGAAGGCAGCTAAGCAGCAAAGTAttattcttattctttAAAGAGAGCATCAAACATGTCTTCACTCAATCCTGTGTTTTCCACAGGGCGTGGTGGTGCAGGTAATATGATCAACATCTCCACTGCACGGGAGGCTGAAAACGAGATCGTCCTTTCTGAGGAGCAGAATGAACGACAGCAACGCAGCAGTTATAAAGCAGACAAGGAGGGAAACTATACAGTTTCTTCCGGACGAGGAGGAGCTGGAAATATTACAAAGGTGAAAAACCTTCCCTCGCCTAAATTCGAGCCCAAGAAAAGCagagatgagaagaaggaagacgatgatgacgacacAGATCAGTTAAGACCTGTATATTCGATTGGCCGTGGAGGTGCTGGAAATATGGTGCGAAATACCAAGGCTAACAATAGATCTCCCAATCTGCAATCTACAACTATTAACGAGGACATTGATAATGGCATTTCTCCAGTTCATTCGGGAGCCTCTGACAGAGGACTAATGGATACTCTTACTGAGAATCAGAATTCAAATCGCGGCCACAAGTTAATTAAGAAGCTCAGAAAGGTATTTGGGAATTAAGTCATCTATAGTAATAGTAATATAATGTGAATTGACGACGTAATAAGGAAATAAATAAATTAATAAATAAGTGAATAAACAAGGTATCTCTAATGCTCCCAAGGATGCCCAACACCTAACCATTGCTTCCAATCATGCTTGGTTCTATAGAACATCCAGAACCACATTGTGGCTCCTAAGAAAGTTGCTGTATATCTATAAAGAGGTCCTACCTTTGGAATTGGTGCTGCTGAGGGACGTGGAAATGTGGATGCCATTGTTGTAATGAGGTGAACGGAGTAACCACCGAGATTTACTAAGAAGAACCGAAGCCTTTCTGTAAGATATACGCGAAGGACAAACAAAAGAGCGCAAGAGCCAAGGAGCGGAAgagccaaagaaaaattCCCGACCGGAAGCCTCAGAACTAAAGCTTATGCGAGAAATTATCTAAGCGGATTATCTCAAGGCTGAAGCTTACCATACCTTCCTTCCAACGATGGCcctttcttcatttttctcctcctcaAAACCGGTTGCAATCCCCGCTGATGCATCCGATTTGGAAGCCGGTTTAGCAGCCGATTCTATTGATACAGACTCAGGAAGTAGCCCAGCCTTCTCTAGATTTGGCTCATATCTTCCCTCGACGTTGATGCCCCAGTTCCTCAATTCCGGCGATTCTGATTCCGATAACCCCTTCAATCTCTCATACTTTGAACGACTTTCCCTTTTTATTGTCACGCTTATAGGCTCCTTTGTCTGCTACGGAATCTGCTTTGTGCTCTTCCCGATGCTCTCTCTCAAGCCCAAGAAGTTCGCCTTAATATGGACTCTCGGTTCAACACTCTTCCTATTAGCATTTGCTCTGCTTAATGGATTCGCACAGTTTGCCAAACATCTATTCTCCAGAGAAAGAATCTACTTCACGGTCGCCTTTCTTGCTTCTATCATTTTTACTTTGATATTCAGTCTCTTATGGAAGAGCACCATTCTCGTTATAGTAGCCTGCATGCTACAATTCGTCGCTTCTGTATACTACACTGTTAGTTATGCTCCCTACGGACGACAGGGATTGAATTTGACTACAAATATGGCCAGAAACCAGGTTGAAAGTTGGTTAACTAGTTGATCTATCTACATATACTCCTATCCTAATCTAATTGATTTGCTCATATTCAAGCAAACCACACGAATAGGGATCTAATTGCTCCTTAAGATCCATCAATCTAGCTTCGAACACTTTCGAAGCCTCAACTCGTTGTGCCTCAACAACACTGATGGCTGTATTCAAATTATCCTTCTGGAAATAATTTTCCACCAACTTACGTGCCAAggattcatcttcatccatctcTAAAAGGTCCgcaaagttcttcttgagacCAATCTGCAGGATCCTTTTGATGGCATCCTGTGTATCATCACCCTTCATATCCTTAAGTAGCTGAAGATACATGTAACCGACGTTGTGATTATTCCGGTCAAACGAATAGATTCTATTCAAGGCTTGCAAGCCAAGAACATACTTTCTGAGGTATTGATTCACCCGGAACACAACATAGAGTCCATCAACAGAGGTCTCTTTGTCCACTCTGGATGCAAGTTTCATCAACTCTGCCGTAGTATCAATCACATCAACAACAGTCCCGTTTTTGGTCTTCTCTGGAATACCGGCATACGCTTTGAGTGTCGATTCGCCAAATACATCTTGGTCTTTCGCATATCCCCTAGAATACTCAACTAACTCTTCATGTTTCTTGACCTCgtcctttttctcctttttaGTTTTGTTAAGATTATGATCCGGGGCGCAAAGAAGTTTCTGGTACAAATCCTTATGTCCCAATACCTCCATGTACAACTTGGTGATACCAACAGCACTTCTAAGGAATAACGGTTGGTGATAGAGTTCGTCTTCCCAATGTAACATATTTAGATACGTACGGGGAGTACCTTTACGCATACTGTAGTGATGGAAGTCAAActgatcatcttcatactcttcaaagactttaATAACGGCCCGGTATCTCTTAATGGCAAGTCCCAAAGTACGAATTAATTTCTTCCTAAAGTTTTCACGAGCAAGAAGATAGATATGGTCAGGATTCTCTTCAGATCCTTCTTTGTAATACTTTTCTTGCCATTCCTTCAAGTCCAACTTGTATAGACGGAAGTATGCCTCGGCACTCTCTGTTAGGAACCAAACACACTGCATCATGTGCAAGTCCTGAACACCGTTAGGAGTCCCTTCATTCCTAGTGAAGAGGGACACAGTATCGACAGCCTTGCTGACCTTGTCGGCACGTAAGAAATACTTGGTGGCTTTACAGTTGACAAATCTATCCTGCAAATCGAGTCTACGGGCTTTATCCATAGTATCAGCAGCCAATTCAAGCTTGTTGAGTCGCTTGAAAATCCGTGCTTTCACAATATAAAGTTCAACCAATGTAGGCGTGGTGCAAATAACCTCCTCTATCATCTCTAATGCCTTTGAATACTCCCTCAACCTGTAGTAGTGTTGAGCCAAATAGTAACCGGTCCAACAGCGAGTTAGCGGATTTTCCTTGGATTCTCCATCATAGAACTTCCTGACAATCTTGTAAAGAACTTCTTGATTGGATTTTCTCTTGTACAAGGGCTTAACGTTAACAAATGTTGCCGGAACACCTCTTCTAAGTTGACCTAATATGTACTGCTCGGCTTTTTTAGCGAACATCTCTCCCTTCAAGAACAATAAAGGAATAAATTGAGGAGGATCTGCACGTGGATAAAACTTAGATAACTTCTCGTACAATGCAAGACGAACAGAAACGGACATCTTGTCTGTACCAAGACATCTCTCCAACGAATAATAATAGCTGACATTATCAGAGTTACGCTGAAGCAATTTTCTGTAGACAAACGAAGCTTGCTCCGGCTTTCCAAGTTCCTCCAAATACTGTGCCTTGTATTCCTGTAATTTCAAGCCGTCACCAACCTGACCTTCTTTTTCGAGAACCAAAAGATGATCATAGGCCCTTTCAACATCACCAGAAGCATATATGATTctgttcttgaagagaagacacTCAGAATGCTCAAACATATCAGCATCCGCTAGATGGTCGGAGATCAATTCCTCAATCTTAGTAAGAACATTTTCTGCATTCTTATACTGACCATTCAAATAGTGAGccacagcagcagcagtcCAATTGGCCCTGTAAGCGGGCTGATCTTCTAAGTAACCCAGACGAGGTGTGACTAAGTGCTTGTAATCACGAATCTGCGTGAGACAAGAACTCAAATCGCGCAAAATACCTTTGTTAGAAGAGTTGTTCTTCATGGCAGCATCATACCACTTGGCAGCTTCCTTGTAATTCTTAACAGCTCGATAATACAAACCAGTAATATGGCAAACTACCGGATCGGTCGAACCTTTGGAAATACCTTTGTTGATATACTCGAGAGCTTGGCCTTTCTCAGGTAGATTGGAGTAATATAAGGCCAGACCcttcaaagagaaggattCATAGTGCTGAGGATTCCGTTTAAGGATGCCATCAAGGGTCTTGACAGTTTTCTTGTATTGCTTGGCTTCATATAAACGAAGGGCTTCCCTAAAGTGATTGTCGTCCTTGTTAGCAAACAGGTTCGCAGCAGTCATTTTGATAGAGAGAAAACAAGGAAGACAGAGCAGTGATCTTTGTGGAGATCCAATATGGTTGGTTGAACTTTAAggtggtgaaaaattttaggaCTATCTGACGAGTCGATCGGCTTAATGATAAAGTAGAGACAGAAAAGCACTCTTCTGGAATATCACAATATGGTTAGGCAGGCAGTAGAGAGTACTTTCACATCATGGAGACATTCAATTCAAAACCAGGACAGTATGAATACGATCATacaaaagtgaaaaatttaacTCTCTTCCTTGCAACTTCCATATTAGGAAATTACTACGAAATCCTTTGCGCGCTAAATAAGCGCTGAAGTCCCTAAATTACGTTAATTATAAAGGATACTTGAATGTTCTTCCCTCTTTACAGTGAATCATACTCAGCAGACCGGCGAAATAAGTTAACTTGCAATTAAGATATGACTATTCACTCCAGCATGGCCGAACAGGCCCCAGTTCAAACTGATATTATCAGTCAGGAAGCTCACTCAGAGGAAACCTCGCAAAAGgattccaaagagaaggGCTACTGGAACTACCACTTTGACACTCAAGAGGTTCTCAATAATGTCACTGGTTGGTTCAACATCGCTCCGAAGGTACAGGAGCTGGCCCACGAAGGCAAGCACGTCGAGATGGTCGAGCCCGCTGACACCGGCGAGACCCCCGATAGCAAGGATGATGACGAGAATGTTACTCTTAAGTATTATAAGAGTAAGATTCCGCCTCTGGGCTCTCTTAGAAAGTTCAAATTGAAGCGTAGGACTAGCTACAGTCACTACGTTAGAAACAATTTTGACCAATATAGGACAATGATCTCACCTTCGAACTCTCTTAGAGAATATAAGGTGCACAGTCTTATCAAGAAAAGGGAGACAGGTGAAGGAACACTAAGCCAAAAAGATATTTGGCCAATGGCAGGTAAGAAACGGCTCAATGACTTGACCCATCTTTTCGTCCCATTGCCA is a window encoding:
- a CDS encoding uncharacterized protein (BUSCO:EOG09340GIY), which produces MTAANLFANKDDNHFREALRLYEAKQYKKTVKTLDGILKRNPQHYESFSLKGLALYYSNLPEKGQALEYINKGISKGSTDPVVCHITGLYYRAVKNYKEAAKWYDAAMKNNSSNKGILRDLSSCLTQIRDYKHLVTPRLGYLEDQPAYRANWTAAAVAHYLNGQYKNAENVLTKIEELISDHLADADMFEHSECLLFKNRIIYASGDVERAYDHLLVLEKEGQVGDGLKLQEYKAQYLEELGKPEQASFVYRKLLQRNSDNVSYYYSLERCLGTDKMSVSVRLALYEKLSKFYPRADPPQFIPLLFLKGEMFAKKAEQYILGQLRRGVPATFVNVKPLYKRKSNQEVLYKIVRKFYDGESKENPLTRCWTGYYLAQHYYRLREYSKALEMIEEVICTTPTLVELYIVKARIFKRLNKLELAADTMDKARRLDLQDRFVNCKATKYFLRADKVSKAVDTVSLFTRNEGTPNGVQDLHMMQCVWFLTESAEAYFRLYKLDLKEWQEKYYKEGSEENPDHIYLLARENFRKKLIRTLGLAIKRYRAVIKVFEEYEDDQFDFHHYSMRKGTPRTYLNMLHWEDELYHQPLFLRSAVGITKLYMEVLGHKDLYQKLLCAPDHNLNKTKKEKKDEVKKHEELVEYSRGYAKDQDVFGESTLKAYAGIPEKTKNGTVVDVIDTTAELMKLASRVDKETSVDGLYVVFRVNQYLRKYVLGLQALNRIYSFDRNNHNVGYMYLQLLKDMKGDDTQDAIKRILQIGLKKNFADLLEMDEDESLARKLVENYFQKDNLNTAISVVEAQRVEASKVFEARLMDLKEQLDPYSCGLLEYEQIN
- a CDS encoding uncharacterized protein (BUSCO:EOG09340YTL); this translates as MSDSDNDSFSDDGEDVVLLTNKIHERSISSISPHSSPSAVNKSFTITHSGQLSLDGGVVYEEIRETNVSFGPTNHNLDTDAMSTIVYPSNMEVRKYQESIVKHALMENVLCALPTGLGKTFIASTVMLNFYRWIKGPPDGKIIFMAPTRPLVAQQMRACYGITGIPLDDTAVLLDISKKDRKDLWTTKRVFFSTPQVVANDLRSGIVDPRQICCIVIDEAHRARGNYAYCTVVAQINRINTSYRILALTATPGSDTESVQQIIDNLSISSIEVRTENDSDVSPYVNSKAVVKVDCPVTPEIDHIIEFICVAILPALKKANAAGIYDITDPARINQFRAFEKSRAVIANHGLPEGLKWTYFFQLKLLAEVGMFLRRLNIYGIKTFYTLFLNKYTEFTTKYEMKKSTNRIAASFYYNDSIKKMKSFVEALIREDARKAARADSRVVEGLFSHSKLQELVHRLIDFLKEQGSRGGFSSVIVFTEFRESALEIVRCLESANRLVKNDTPNSSDLLRPHIFIGQAKEKDKFDEDAFRNKNRKKKRGEKKQDDDPLPKKRKTGNASASIAVPASRVDSSVSAQAKGMTQKVQKELLSKFKEGIYNILVATSIGEEGLDIGEVDMIVCFDSTSSPIKNIQRMGRTGRKRAGNVVLLFSGNEREKFEKAMDNYQWIQNQIRSGDAKLDLHPSDRILPKEYEPQIEYRKIEIPEENKEVLEDEGMNADDAIIEKVKGKTKSKGKKTRPEKGGRQAKLEKRFFMPDNVETGFRPASTLVRKVKQSKVDEKKEEEYKKSDETLLSENVDSDNDLTPSQLLSSVNASKDESIKSSQPILIDLSEFTDDELRGNEFKEVTGAMRETSENFSEAEKAEKPGESEAQKSGESEAQIPGESEAQKPGESEAQKPGESQSQLFPLVIEDSEGGDDIESDSFASFISGNMISSTPLSNIDSVFTNQFSPRDGFMTSHQEMLFYSQYFTEDENACYDPRRFNEIDDPLICVRGGGKNLGRISHSTASKSIIEFHEFCERQKKRN